From Salinicoccus roseus, one genomic window encodes:
- a CDS encoding disulfide oxidoreductase → MANNKLFMQLIFLTALVATLGSLYFSEIRQYVPCEFCWYQRILMYPLVIISIIGFIRDDHGAKYYIRVMSGLGILLASYHYALQKVSFLGDNFAACTGVSCTVQYINIFGFITIPLLSLIAFILIFILSFMIKRK, encoded by the coding sequence ATGGCCAACAATAAACTTTTCATGCAGCTCATCTTCCTCACTGCATTGGTCGCCACACTCGGCTCCCTGTATTTCAGTGAGATCAGACAGTACGTCCCCTGCGAGTTCTGCTGGTACCAGCGCATACTGATGTACCCACTCGTCATCATCTCGATCATCGGATTCATCCGTGACGACCACGGAGCAAAATACTACATCCGCGTTATGAGCGGACTCGGCATACTGCTTGCCTCCTACCACTATGCACTGCAGAAGGTCAGTTTCCTGGGAGATAATTTCGCAGCATGTACGGGCGTGTCCTGCACCGTCCAGTACATCAACATATTCGGCTTCATCACGATACCATTACTCTCCCTCATTGCTTTCATACTCATCTTTATATTATCATTTATGATAAAAAGAAAATAA
- a CDS encoding dicarboxylate/amino acid:cation symporter, protein MKVGNKLTIQIIIALILGIIVGSVLSPMADQSWVQWVDQYIFNLVGQLFLNMIFMMVVPVVFISIVLGVVNVGDPKMLGGIGLKTLAFYLATTAIAITIAMIVANVLNPGEGQSQLLDSQEVSDYRESELEGGSTGEALQQGFDQTVINLIPTNIIEAMGTQNMLQIIAFAIFIGVAIIAGKEKSARLTALFEEANDVVMWIVMAIMKYFAAIGAFGLVATAFVQAGFGAIQQLGMYFICVLLALFIHLALVYGSTVQFLAKKSFVWFIKNFAPAMGVAFSTSSSSAVLPISLETAQDNLKIRKSISSFVQPLGATINMDGTAIMQGVATVFIAQLSGIDLTLMQMITVVIIAVVASIGTAGVPGVGLVMLAMVLTAVGLDPAAIGIIIGIDRLLDMTRTMVNITGDAAIALVINEQQTRREETAKAES, encoded by the coding sequence ATGAAAGTGGGAAATAAACTGACAATACAGATCATCATCGCCCTGATCCTCGGCATCATCGTGGGCTCGGTGCTCAGTCCGATGGCTGATCAGAGCTGGGTGCAATGGGTTGACCAGTACATATTCAACCTGGTGGGGCAGCTGTTCCTGAACATGATCTTCATGATGGTGGTGCCGGTTGTGTTCATCTCCATCGTGCTCGGGGTCGTCAATGTCGGTGACCCGAAGATGCTCGGCGGCATCGGTCTCAAGACACTCGCATTCTATCTGGCGACTACAGCAATCGCCATCACCATCGCGATGATTGTGGCGAACGTCCTGAATCCTGGAGAGGGGCAGTCCCAGCTTCTGGATTCGCAAGAGGTGTCGGACTACCGTGAATCAGAGCTTGAAGGCGGTTCAACCGGTGAGGCTCTGCAGCAGGGATTCGACCAGACGGTCATCAACCTGATTCCGACGAACATCATCGAAGCGATGGGTACGCAGAACATGCTTCAGATCATCGCCTTTGCGATCTTCATCGGTGTCGCCATCATTGCGGGCAAGGAAAAGTCGGCACGGCTGACAGCACTATTCGAAGAGGCGAATGATGTCGTGATGTGGATTGTCATGGCCATCATGAAATACTTTGCGGCGATCGGCGCCTTCGGCCTCGTGGCCACTGCATTCGTGCAGGCTGGTTTCGGTGCCATCCAGCAGCTCGGCATGTACTTCATCTGTGTGCTGCTTGCACTGTTCATACATCTCGCACTTGTATATGGTTCAACCGTCCAGTTCCTGGCAAAGAAAAGCTTCGTATGGTTCATCAAGAACTTTGCGCCGGCGATGGGTGTGGCGTTCAGTACATCATCCTCAAGTGCGGTGCTGCCGATTTCACTCGAGACGGCACAGGATAACCTGAAGATACGAAAAAGTATATCCAGCTTCGTGCAGCCGCTCGGAGCGACCATAAACATGGACGGTACGGCGATCATGCAGGGTGTGGCGACGGTGTTCATCGCGCAGCTCTCCGGCATCGACCTGACGCTCATGCAGATGATTACAGTGGTCATCATTGCAGTGGTGGCGAGCATCGGTACTGCCGGTGTGCCGGGTGTCGGCCTTGTAATGCTGGCCATGGTATTGACGGCAGTCGGCCTCGATCCGGCGGCGATCGGTATCATCATTGGTATCGACAGGCTGCTTGATATGA
- a CDS encoding RluA family pseudouridine synthase: MKVNIHENFDGMTLEDMLKSLHVPKKELHFLRMSKDITINGEQAPLNAPIHTGDAVVLPDTGAESQYKPSYRTCDVLYEDRYLAVLFKPRGVKTHPNQMNETNTLMNHAVYTIESDYLEPVHRLDQETKGVILIAKNPLVKKMLDHMLSERDIKRTYIARVDTKKRLEPQTIDAPIAKNPKERNKYHVTSKGKAAVTHVIESRVTPEYCELEIELETGRTHQIRVHLAHVGFPVIGDPLYGNSTLRDLQLFSYRIEFIHPLLQKTVRVELDKETL, from the coding sequence ATGAAGGTGAACATCCACGAAAATTTTGATGGCATGACACTTGAAGACATGCTGAAGTCACTCCACGTTCCAAAGAAGGAGCTCCATTTCCTGCGCATGTCGAAGGACATCACGATCAATGGGGAACAGGCCCCACTTAATGCACCCATCCACACAGGGGATGCGGTCGTCCTGCCCGACACCGGAGCCGAGAGCCAGTACAAGCCGAGCTACCGCACCTGTGATGTACTTTATGAAGACAGGTACCTCGCCGTGCTCTTCAAGCCGAGGGGTGTGAAGACCCACCCGAACCAGATGAACGAGACGAACACGCTCATGAACCATGCGGTATACACGATCGAATCGGATTATCTGGAACCTGTACACCGGCTCGATCAGGAGACCAAGGGCGTGATCCTGATCGCCAAAAACCCGCTTGTCAAGAAGATGCTCGACCATATGCTGAGTGAACGGGACATCAAGCGCACCTACATCGCAAGGGTGGATACAAAGAAACGGCTCGAGCCCCAGACGATTGATGCACCGATCGCCAAAAACCCGAAGGAGCGCAACAAGTATCATGTGACCTCCAAAGGAAAGGCGGCCGTCACGCATGTCATCGAATCGAGGGTCACACCGGAATACTGTGAGCTTGAGATTGAACTTGAGACCGGCCGGACCCACCAGATCCGTGTGCACCTTGCACATGTCGGCTTTCCGGTCATCGGAGATCCGCTGTATGGAAATTCGACATTAAGGGACCTCCAGCTCTTCAGCTACAGGATAGAGTTCATCCACCCGCTGCTCCAGAAAACGGTACGTGTGGAACTGGACAAGGAGACACTATAA
- a CDS encoding GAF domain-containing sensor histidine kinase, producing the protein MKSKLQLLKDIAEFLNEETDRSTMIYGALKLLIDYSEFDTGWIFFINSEGQHELSAHYRLPPSLEKEQYHHLCDGKCWCVNKYNNRELKTATNIFVCSRLEKARMDYPGENMGITHHATVPLISGEESFGLLNVASPYREQFTQDELDLLESVAFQIGSTLKRIELTAQEQENMIIRERQRLARDLHDSVNQMLFSIGITSHAAKSLDDQGKVQDAFQSIEHTSKHAMKEMKALIWQLKPIGLENGIIDAVEKYADILDLGITIQVDGFYNVSDRVEIGLYRVIQESLNNIRKHSGTNAARIEMVAGTDMLEVTIVDEGRGFEIDESKGYSYGLANMRERMHKLGGSFDIITRKGGGTKIVVSVPMKE; encoded by the coding sequence ATGAAGAGCAAACTGCAGCTTTTGAAGGATATCGCCGAGTTCCTCAATGAAGAAACCGACCGCAGCACGATGATCTACGGCGCCCTCAAGCTACTGATCGATTATTCGGAATTCGATACGGGCTGGATCTTCTTCATCAACAGTGAGGGCCAGCATGAACTGAGCGCACACTACCGGCTGCCGCCGTCGCTCGAAAAGGAGCAGTATCATCACCTGTGCGACGGAAAATGCTGGTGTGTGAACAAATACAACAACCGTGAACTCAAGACGGCGACGAATATATTCGTCTGTTCCAGGCTCGAGAAGGCAAGGATGGATTATCCCGGTGAGAACATGGGCATCACCCATCACGCGACGGTGCCGCTCATATCCGGTGAGGAATCATTCGGCCTCCTGAACGTCGCCAGCCCCTACAGGGAACAGTTCACACAGGATGAACTGGACCTGCTGGAATCCGTCGCATTCCAGATCGGTTCAACGCTAAAGCGCATAGAACTGACGGCGCAGGAGCAGGAGAACATGATCATCCGTGAGCGGCAGCGCCTTGCACGGGACCTCCATGATTCGGTGAATCAGATGCTATTCTCGATCGGCATCACCTCCCATGCGGCCAAATCCCTCGATGATCAGGGGAAGGTGCAGGATGCGTTCCAGTCGATCGAGCATACGTCGAAGCATGCGATGAAGGAGATGAAGGCGCTGATCTGGCAGCTCAAGCCGATCGGCCTTGAAAATGGCATCATCGATGCGGTAGAGAAGTACGCGGACATACTGGATCTCGGCATCACCATACAGGTCGACGGCTTCTACAATGTCTCCGACCGTGTGGAAATCGGCCTCTACAGGGTCATACAGGAAAGCCTCAACAACATCCGCAAGCACTCCGGCACGAATGCGGCCCGGATTGAAATGGTTGCGGGAACCGACATGCTGGAGGTTACAATAGTGGATGAGGGCCGGGGCTTTGAGATCGATGAAAGCAAGGGCTACAGCTATGGTCTTGCAAACATGAGGGAACGGATGCACAAGCTTGGCGGCAGTTTCGACATCATTACAAGAAAAGGCGGGGGCACGAAGATCGTGGTCAGCGTCCCGATGAAGGAGTGA
- a CDS encoding thioredoxin family protein, with product MGNKLFYGIIALIIVAFVGIFIYMNSASNDPENLSDSGYYPYTDKDPEELEGATIDKLDDENYHYNKTFDETQEIIDGGEGEFVYFWSPTCVHCIAATPFLTDAFDETGEEVTQLNILEYDQAWNEYAIEATPTLAYFEDGEEVDRLTGNPGNADDYVEFINSMTGDE from the coding sequence ATGGGCAATAAACTATTTTATGGCATCATCGCACTGATCATCGTCGCTTTCGTCGGCATCTTCATCTATATGAACAGTGCTTCAAACGATCCGGAAAACTTGAGCGACTCCGGCTACTATCCGTATACGGACAAGGACCCGGAAGAACTTGAAGGTGCGACGATCGACAAGCTTGATGACGAGAACTACCACTACAACAAGACTTTCGACGAGACCCAGGAGATCATAGATGGCGGCGAAGGAGAATTCGTCTACTTCTGGAGCCCGACATGTGTACACTGCATCGCAGCCACACCATTCCTGACGGATGCATTTGATGAGACTGGCGAGGAAGTGACCCAGCTGAACATACTGGAATATGATCAGGCATGGAACGAATACGCCATTGAAGCCACACCGACGCTCGCCTACTTCGAGGACGGCGAAGAAGTCGACCGGCTGACGGGCAACCCGGGCAATGCCGACGACTACGTGGAATTCATCAATAGCATGACTGGTGATGAATAG
- a CDS encoding response regulator transcription factor gives MYSIILVDDHHIVREGMKFLLSTTESIDVLEDFGTGREVLDYLDEKHPQVDLVLLDLVMPEMDGIEVTREIKSHYPGIKVLVLSSYTSEEYIRPVFAAHADGYIIKEMEAEELIDSIIKVIEGEKVIHPNILEVIDREGDMPHEKNALSAREVEVLREIVKGKSNKEIGEALYVSEKTVKTHVSHILNKLEVSDRTQAVIYAIKYNIVEL, from the coding sequence ATGTACAGCATCATATTGGTGGACGACCATCACATCGTCAGGGAGGGGATGAAATTCCTCCTATCCACGACAGAAAGCATCGACGTGCTTGAGGATTTCGGTACCGGGCGGGAAGTATTGGACTATCTGGATGAAAAGCACCCGCAGGTGGATCTTGTACTGCTGGACCTCGTGATGCCCGAGATGGACGGCATCGAGGTGACCCGGGAGATCAAAAGCCATTACCCCGGCATCAAGGTGCTCGTGCTCTCCAGCTATACGAGTGAGGAGTACATCCGTCCGGTGTTTGCAGCACATGCCGATGGCTACATCATCAAAGAGATGGAGGCCGAGGAGCTGATCGATTCCATCATAAAGGTGATCGAAGGGGAGAAGGTGATCCACCCGAACATCCTGGAGGTGATCGACCGGGAGGGGGACATGCCCCACGAGAAGAATGCACTTTCGGCCCGGGAAGTTGAAGTACTGCGCGAAATCGTCAAAGGGAAATCCAATAAGGAGATCGGAGAGGCGCTGTATGTCAGCGAAAAGACGGTGAAGACCCACGTCAGCCATATCCTGAACAAACTTGAAGTTTCCGACCGCACACAGGCTGTCATCTATGCCATCAAATACAATATCGTGGAACTTTAG